Proteins encoded together in one Chloroflexota bacterium window:
- a CDS encoding CDP-alcohol phosphatidyltransferase family protein has product MSVPQPLPQPQTFTDRMRVRFKGVLDAVGGFFNRLGVHPNAMTVTGVVGNAVAAVLLAQGRIVVGGLVVLAMGAFDALDGTMARLRGGGTAWGAFLDSVGDRYSELLLFGGLAYFYAARGDLLGMSLAYAAAAGAVLVSYTRARAEALGWEVKVGLLTRFERYLVLAPALVLNLPLIGVGLIAVGANLTAFQRIFFAHRLAVASQTQDEA; this is encoded by the coding sequence GTGTCTGTGCCCCAACCATTACCGCAACCTCAAACTTTTACCGACCGGATGCGCGTGCGTTTCAAAGGGGTGTTGGATGCCGTGGGCGGGTTTTTCAATCGCCTGGGTGTGCACCCCAATGCGATGACCGTGACCGGCGTGGTGGGCAATGCTGTGGCGGCTGTGCTGCTGGCGCAAGGCCGCATTGTGGTAGGAGGGCTGGTGGTGCTCGCGATGGGCGCGTTCGATGCCCTCGATGGCACGATGGCGCGCTTGCGCGGTGGCGGCACGGCGTGGGGGGCTTTCCTCGATTCGGTGGGCGACCGCTATTCCGAATTGTTGCTGTTTGGCGGGCTGGCCTATTTCTACGCTGCCCGCGGTGATTTGCTGGGAATGTCGCTGGCGTATGCTGCCGCAGCGGGGGCGGTGTTGGTTTCCTATACCCGCGCTCGCGCGGAGGCCCTGGGGTGGGAGGTCAAGGTCGGTTTGCTGACCCGCTTCGAGCGTTACCTGGTGCTGGCCCCTGCTTTGGTGCTCAACCTGCCGCTGATCGGCGTGGGGTTGATTGCCGTTGGCGCGAATCTGACCGCCTTCCAGCGGATTTTCTTCGCTCACCGGTTGGCGGTGGCTTCACAAACCCAAGACGAGGCATAG